Proteins found in one Mytilus edulis chromosome 2, xbMytEdul2.2, whole genome shotgun sequence genomic segment:
- the LOC139511253 gene encoding membrane metallo-endopeptidase-like 1 — MFHNHNGNMFVYFFYLLFACGHVGCYDSIQNVHFGNKNMNSDVRSEVPGSHCWKTLVQSGSVQRFENQFSVFKKDNKNKMIQHEQNHQQNPTMQQIVAETVLKSIDMNVNPCDNFFKFACGGYIKETNPSSGDQWAFSRPRNRIRDAVKAELQSIVEQSDKIPLKKAKHLFQSCMDEQTIESRGVKPILKYLSALGGLPVLGAWDDKNFDYIDMLAATKPHLKDFQFHYQMSGVIIGVTVQKDFGKKGPYVIYLDQPRLGQFDFTGLPNQEVYRLGRNNLYNKAYEEYLVDVAVSLGAHPDIAKKDMCDVVEFETALANIMLFEEERRLVNIRYNKISILEMSIRYPQIDWLQFLRKILSVANIHVTYQTKVVLWASPYFDQLSSILTKTSTRTLANYILFRAIQPLLPSISKTLQYINLRYIATVNGLSEPTLPPRSDFCTDIVIEQMDWVTSRIFIENQTDSDQTLAYVNEIRGYVRFVFTDMISKSKWLSDGTKSQVLRKMQSIEDKIGFPEEILQDSFLDFYYRHFDMGKYFFENMMESLTENYKIVLLKLINPPKNEWLLRPGVVNAWHNLATTSIEIPLGVISDPFFENFYSPGMNFGGIGFLIGHEYAHGFDVIGMKFDWNGLIRRYWSDRSAIKFADKADCYVRQYSQYYIPEADLYVTNGNKTLNENMCDNMGVKAAFYAYKKFQRDRNISEKVPGLPFTEDQLFFINMARVWCSNSSPLFIRKVPLIDHHTLPRLRVIGPLQNSPEFASTFQCPRGSFMNPINKCGFW, encoded by the coding sequence ATGTTTCATAATCATAACGGAAacatgtttgtatattttttttatttactttttgcaTGTGGACATGTGGGATGTTATGACTCCATACAAAATGTTCACTTTGGTAACAAAAACATGAATTCAGATGTACGTTCCGAAGTACCGGGATCACATTGCTGGAAAACTCTTGTACAATCCGGTAGCGTGCAACGTTTTGAAAACCAGTTTTCCGTTTTTAAAAaggacaataaaaataaaatgattcaaCATGAACAAAATCATCAGCAAAATCCAACTATGCAACAAATAGTTGCGGAGACTGTTCTCAAATCTATCGATATGAATGTGAACCCGTGtgataatttctttaaatttgctTGTGGTGGTTATATTAAAGAAACCAATCCATCAAGCGGAGATCAGTGGGCTTTTAGCAGACCAAGGAATAGAATTAGAGACGCTGTCAAGGCGGAACTTCAAAGTATCGTTGAACAAAGTGACAAAATTCCACTGAAAAAAGCAAAACACCTTTTCCAGTCATGCATGGATGAGCAAACCATAGAATCCCGAGGAGTAAAGCCTATCCTTAAATATTTGTCTGCCTTGGGTGGATTGCCTGTGCTAGGAGCATGGGATGATAAGAATTTTGATTATATAGACATGTTAGCGGCAACAAAACCACATTTGAAAGACTTTCAATTTCATTACCAGATGTCTGGTGTAATTATTGGTGTGACAGTGCAAAAGGATTTTGGTAAAAAAGGTCCATATGTGATATATTTAGACCAGCCTCGATTAGGACAGTTTGACTTTACTGGATTACCAAACCAGGAGGTTTATCGGCTTGGGagaaataacttgtacaacaagGCTTATGAAGAATATTTAGTAGATGTTGCAGTTTCCCTGGGGGCACATCCTGACATCGCCAAGAAGGACATGTGTGATGTTGTAGAATTTGAAACTGCATTAGCAAACATAATGTTATTTGAGGAAGAGAGAAGACTAGTAAATATACGATATAATAAGATAAGTATTCTAGAAATGTCAATTAGGTATCCGCAAATTGACTGGCTACAGTTTTTAAGGAAAATTCTATCCGTAGCGAATATTCATGTAACCTATCAAACTAAGGTTGTCCTTTGGGCTTCTCCCTACTTCGATCAGTTAAGCTCAATTCTTACTAAAACATCAACAAGAACTTTGGCTAATTACATTTTATTCCGAGCGATTCAGCCTTTATTACCAAGTATAAGTAAAACTCTACAATATATAAACCTTCGATACATTGCGACTGTCAACGGATTAAGTGAACCCACGTTACCACCAAGGTCTGACTTTTGTACTGATATAGTTATTGAACAGATGGACTGGGTAACCAGtcgaatattcatagaaaatcaAACAGATTCTGATCAAACTCTCGCATACGTAAACGAGATCAGAGGATACGTTCGGTTTGTTTTTACAGATATGATAAGTAAATCAAAATGGTTATCAGACGGAACAAAATCACAAGTCCTTAGAAAAATGCAATCAATTGAAGATAAGATAGGATTCCCAGAAGAAATTTTACAGGATAGTTTTCTCGATTTTTATTATCGACATTTTGATatgggaaaatatttttttgaaaacatgATGGAATCACTAACAGAAAATTACAAAATTGTTCTATTGAAACTTATAAACCCACCCAAGAATGAATGGCTCCTCCGTCCTGGGGTAGTAAATGCATGGCATAATTTGGCTACAACATCCATTGAAATACCATTGGGAGTAATAAGTGACCCGTTCTTCGAAAACTTTTATTCACCTGGAATGAATTTTGGCGGCATTGGGTTTTTAATTGGACATGAATACGCTCATGGATTTGATGTTATAGGGATGAAATTTGACTGGAACGGACTAATTCGAAGATATTGGTCCGATAGATCTGCTATTAAGTTTGCCGATAAAGCTGACTGTTACGTACGTCAATACTCGCAATATTATATACCGGAAGCAGATTTATATGTTACAAATgggaataaaacattaaatgaaaaCATGTGTGACAATATGGGCGTAAAAGCAGCATTTTatgcatataaaaaatttcaGCGAGATAGAAACATAAGTGAGAAAGTGCCAGGACTACCGTTTACTGAGGACCAACTGTTCTTTATAAATATGGCAAGAGTATGGTGTTCTAACTCATCACCTTTATTTATAAGAAAAGTGCCTTTAATTGACCACCACACTCTCCCTAGGTTAAGAGTGATCGGTCCACTACAAAATAGCCCAGAATTCGCATCAACGTTCCAGTGTCCAAGAGGTTCATTTATGAATCCCATAAACAAATGCGGGTTTTGGTAG